The proteins below come from a single Cololabis saira isolate AMF1-May2022 chromosome 2, fColSai1.1, whole genome shotgun sequence genomic window:
- the LOC133418765 gene encoding NAD(P)H dehydrogenase [quinone] 1-like, with protein MAQKTALIVYAHQSPGSFNAAARDVAVEELTSQGFKVTVSDLYAMNFRSSTTRDDVIGELKNPDLFQYGEETMLAWMESRLSDDIVAEQKKVEEAELVIFQFPLYWFSVPAILKGWMDRVLTQGFAFSLQKMYNHGVFKDKKAVLSFTTGATSSMFQPDGINGDINVALWPLQNGTLHFCGFRVLAPQIFWGPAHCPAGVRTAMLAGWRSRLKGLLAEPPLTFAPCELFDLSFQGGFLLRPEVKEELAPQRYGITTGHHLGKPLPPDNQTKAPPTDN; from the exons CCCAGAAGACGGCTCTGATCGTTTACGCCCACCAGAGTCCGGGCTCCTTCAACGCCGCCGCCAGAGACGTGGCGGTGGAGGAACTGACCTCCCAGGGGTTCAAGGTCACTGTGTCCGACCTCTACGCCATGAACTTCAGGTCCAGCACCACGAGGGACGACGTCATCG GAGAGCTGAAGAACCCCGACCTGTTCCAGTACGGGGAGGAAACCATGCTCGCCTGGATGGAGAGTCGGCTCAGCGACGACATCGTGGCCGAGCAGAAGAAGGTGGAGGAAGCCGAGCTCGTCATCTTCCAG TTCCCCCTCTACTGGTTCAGCGTTCCTGCCATCCTGAAGGGCTGGATGGACCGAGTTCTGACCCAAGGATTCGCCTTCTCCCTCCAGAAGATGTACAACCACGGAGTGTTCAAG GATAAAAAGGCTGTATTATCTTTCACCACCGGAgcaacttcctccatgttccagCCTGACGGCATCAACGGAGACATCAACGTGGCTCTGTGGCCCCTGCAG aacgggacTCTCCACTTCTGCGGGTTCCGGGTTCTGGCTCCTCAGATCTTCTGGGGTCCGGCTCACTGTCCGGCCGGCGTGCGGACCGCCATGCTAGCGGGGTGGCGGTCGCGCCTGAAGGGGCTGCTAGCGGAGCCGCCGTTGACCTTTGCCCCCTGCGAGCTGTTCGACCTGAGCTTCCAGGGCGGGTTCCTGCTCCGGCCCGAGGTGAAGGAGGAGCTGGCGCCGCAGCGCTACGGCATCACCACCGGACACCACCTGGGGAAGCCGCTGCCGCCGGACAACCAGACCAAGGCACCGCCCACCGACAACTAG
- the LOC133418658 gene encoding up-regulator of cell proliferation-like, whose protein sequence is MDAQDATEEEESRFSQQSDNAVSVKQRTRTTRTPASTTVETKTDLESLLEDLGLTPYYREKLTLSKILEIDEKTITDVPVKSKSDLPWSFLKKLMMVNVTARNMKCSSACELNCDDSSGTELDLLDLLDSPNTGDTENPLDIITALFLCSDALVQQEMALKMSICQFAVPLLLPSCDTKQCKLMLWAMRDIVKKYRPRALSQSKGFIEERIVDSQVPMISFVRLGNCSLSKSKILNKLLSNSQQYHDTFVHRNMEGGDSPKRISNGLTEITWYLPGGNTDIDLFNQPMAVANLHGDIASFETQYSFLCQTSAAVFVFFDHLDSECKILTNQKNKAQIFLVGNSESKNFKLESLKKVGTALNLTKSNFILKTKQQNIADFIKRLRKTVSDVVENPQMKMPIADMADIAHELGILVDEDSPECQAGKKSADGITEEIQDLLLYKDEQLPLQGQIWKDLTHLEKEEFRLKKVGSKDIEMYKSELKQQKEKLRNEQNSCAMSSAMACFINAISRPGIERCYFLKWMRMNLDDVSRLKLSALRERYKEKCKDSANKQEAKGIDRQLSNSSLGTEHFFREMGQIYEASLSLPKTDPSRQQFQHLPKLCARLLLDGFPLELVDGDASNIPLRWVSDVLSQLNHLVSPKNKILVVTVLGVQSTGKSTLLNTMFGVQFAVSSGRCTRGAFMLLIRVNEDVKREFGCDFMVIIDTEGLKSPELAQLDKSYEHDNELATLVVGLSDLTIINIAMENSTEMKDILQIVVHAFLRMKEVGKKPKCQFVHQNVSDVSAHEKNLRGRELLLEQLNEMTQAAAKMEKREENRSFTDVMEYSPDTGNCYVPGLWNGNPPMAPVNVGYSQTLYELKKNIIQQLGECVSSAKDLLEFKEWMTSLWNAVKHENFIFSFRNSLVADAYMNICTEFNKWEWEFKKAMYSWVTNAETKILNFGTVAAKSQISDMEEFLAELKREATTELSEWEKKLLDNLEEYFEQEDGHVYLVEGHKEEFKNGAKSLRRELESSVTNQLRATADIKQGQKEVDKIKENHTKEIEKAVNELITECQNKNVKMTDEELEKEFDKMWSETLSKMSFSELKRTDVFTDMSHYLRENVSHKGSHACELLSKKPLQECGLEPFMYKPEGWGEILKNKLKGWWNLQDLLKARQKVADNIIAACQDSVTDKKKRKTNYHNTNIQEILHIIDKMLNNTHVKTGIEFEVSLKQHICAVAARNFQTMQEDFIQANDPKILLDKNKEKFCADFKDVFHKQDQCQKKAEEFTEQCLKPAVEDFVYRSLGPNITDEMMRSKAFSTRTSFQGSVLLDLLSKEDFDSYLSCINNYEAYVKTWILKQIKGHFSDTTKTSRYEEEHLKSSIKNLKDAMEKPKSEKSADLKTFVEHICKELGDKLVISQDALGAFMILNNANREQFAVWLTQSVEKMEETLKKKFKDTTFERKLEHLRVNPQTELFNRVVGCGKQCPFCKVPCEAGGGKHTYHFASLHRPQGLGTYRLDDSEKLLTAICTSAVISNKDFRCSETNNKWHPYKSYREIFPDWHITPDQSLKSSDFWKYVMNKYNRKFAKAYDAKPAFIPGSWKKITKQKAETSLKNSFNIS, encoded by the coding sequence AGACCGACCTGGAGAGCCTGTTGGAGGATCTGGGGTTGACTCCGTACTACAGAGAGAAACTAACACTCAGCAAGATCCTGGAGATTGATGAGAAGACCATCACTGATGTTCCTGTCAAGAGTAAATCAGATCTTCCATGGTCTTTTCTAAAGAAACTGATGATGGTTAATGTGACAGCTAGGAATATGAAATGTTCATCAGCTTGTGAGTTGAACTGTGATGATTCATCAGGGACTGAGTTAGATTTGCTTGATCTACTTGACAGTCCAAACACAGGTGACACAGAAAACCCCCTTGACATAATCACTGCTCTCTTTCTGTGTTCAGATGCTTTGGTACAACAAGAAATGGCTCTAAAAATGTCGATATGTCAGTTCGCTGTGCCTCTGCTGCTTCCCAGCTGTGATACAAAACAGTGTAAGCTCATGCTGTGGGCCATGAGAGACATTGTTAAGAAGTACAGACCTCGAGCTCTTTCACAATCCAAGGGTTTCATTGAAGAGAGAATAGTTGATTCTCAAGTTCCAATGATCTCTTTTGTGAGACTGGGTAACTGCTCCTTGTCAAAGTCAAAGATCCTCAACAAGCTTCTCAGTAATTCTCAGCAGTACCACGACACCTTTGTTCACCGCAACATGGAGGGAGGTGACAGTCCAAAAAGAATATCCAACGGACTGACAGAAATCACCTGGTACCTTCCTGGTGGGAACACAGACATCGATCTTTTCAATCAACCAATGGCTGTTGCTAATCTTCATGGGGACATTGCTTCATTTGAAACACAATACTCCTTTCTGTGTCAGACATCTGCAGCCGTTTTTGTGTTCTTTGACCATTTGGACTCTGAGTGCAAAATTCTTACtaaccagaaaaataaagcGCAAATCTTCTTGGTGGGAAACAGTGAGAGCAAGAACTTCAAATTAGAATCACTGAAAAAAGTTGGAACTGCTTTAAACTTGACTAAAAGCAACTTTATTTTAAAGACAAAGCAGCAAAACATTGCAGATTTTATCAAACGTTTGAGGAAAACAGTCAGTGATGTAGTTGAGAACCCACAGATGAAGATGCCAATAGCAGATATGGCTGACATTGCTCATGAACTGGGAATCCTGGTTGATGAAGATTCTCCAGAGTGCCAGGCTGGAAAGAAAAGTGCAGATGGCATCACTGAAGAAATTCAAGACCTTCTTCTGTATAAAGATGAACAACTTCCCCTGCAAGGCCAAATATGGAAGGATCTGACTCACTTAGAAAAAGAGGAATTTCGCCTAAAAAAAGTTGGATCTAAGGACATAGAAATGTACAAAAGTGAACTTAAGCAGCAGAAGGAGAAACTCCGGAATGAGCAGAACTCTTGTGCTATGTCCTCAGCAATGGCATGCTTCATCAATGCAATATCCAGACCAGGAATAGAAAGGTGTTATTTCCTGAAATGGATGCGAATGAACCTTGATGACGTCTCTCGTTTAAAACTCTCTGCACTAAGGGAGAGGTACAAAGAAAAGTGCAAAGATTCTGCAAACAAACAGGAGGCGAAAGGAATTGACAGACAACTTTCCAACAGCTCTCTGGGGACTGAACATTTCTTCCGTGAAATGGGTCAGATCTATGAAGCTTCCCTCTCACTTCCAAAAACAGACCCATCACGTCAACAATTTCAACATCTGCCCAAACTCTGTGCACGGTTGCTGCTTGATGGGTTTCCTCTTGAACTTGTTGATGGAGATGCATCCAACATACCGCTGAGATGGGTGAGTGACGTTCTCTCTCAGCTGAATCACTTAGTGTCTCCAAAGAACAAAATACTGGTAGTTACAGTTCTTGGAGTTCAGAGCACTGGAAAGTCCACTCTCCTGAACACCATGTTTGGAGTGCAGTTTGCAGTCAGCAGTGGTCGATGTACTCGGGGAGCCTTCATGCTGCTCATCAGAGTCAATGAAGACGTCAAAAGAGAGTTTGGCTGTGACTTCATGGTGATCATTGACACCGAGGGCTTAAAGTCACCAGAACTTGCTCAGCTGGACAAAAGCTATGAGCATGACAATGAGCTTGCAACGCTTGTGGTGGGGCTGAGTGATCTCACCATTATCAATATTGCAATGGAGAATTCAACTGAAATGAAGGACATTCTGCAAATCGTGGTTCATGCGTTCCTCCGGATGAAggaggtgggaaaaaaaccaaaatgtcaGTTTGTTCATCAAAACGTTTCTGATGTTTCTGCTCATGAGAAGAACCTACGAGGCAGGGAACTGCTCCTGGAACAGTTAAATGAGATGACCCAAGCAGCAGCCAAAATGGAAAAGAGAGAGGAGAACAGAAGCTTCACTGATGTGATGGAGTACAGTCCAGACACCGGGAACTGCTACGTTCCTGGACTCTGGAATGGAAACCCACCAATGGCACCAGTCAATGTGGGATACAGCCAGACTTTATACGAGCTCAAGAAGAACATCATCCAACAACTGGGAGAGTGTGTATCATCTGCTAAGGATTTGTTGGAGTTTAAAGAGTGGATGACCAGTCTGTGGAATGCTGTGAAGCACGAAAACTTCATCTTCAGCTTCAGGAACAGCCTTGTAGCTGACGCATACATGAATATCTGCACAGAGTTCAACAAATGGGAGTGGGAATTCAAGAAAGCAATGTACAGCTGGGTTACCAACGCAGAAACGAAGATTTTGAACTTTGGTACAGTTGCTGCAAAGTCTCAAATATCTGATATGGAAGAATTCCTTGCTGAGTTAAAACGTGAAGCAACCACAGAGCTGTCTGAATGGGAGAAGAAGCTCCTTGACAATCTGGAGGAATACTTCGAGCAGGAAGATGGACATGTCTATCTGGTTGAAGGACACAAAGAGGAATTTAAAAACGGTGCAAAGAGCCTTCGTCGAGAATTGGAAAGTTCTGTCACAAATCAGCTCAGAGCAACAGCTGATATCAAACAGGGACAGAAAGAAGTCGACAAAATCAAGGAGAATCAcacaaaagaaatagaaaaggCAGTCAATGAATTAATTACTGAGtgtcaaaataaaaatgtcaaaatgacaGACGAAGAGTTGGAAAAAGAGTTTGATAAGATGTGGAGTGAAACACTGAGTAAGATGTCTTTCTCTGAACTAAAACGCACAGATGTCTTCACAGACATGAGCCACTATCTGAGAGAAAATGTTTCACACAAAGGGAGTCATGCATGTGAACTCCTGAGTAAAAAACCTCTCCAAGAGTGTGGGTTGGAGCCTTTCATGTACAAACCTGAAGGATGGGGTGAAATACTAAAAAACAAATTGAAGGGTTGGTGGAATCTTCAAGATCTTTTGAAAGCCAGACAAAAAGTGGCTGACAACATCATTGCTGCTTGCCAAGACTCTGTAAcggacaaaaagaaaagaaaaaccaacTACCACAATACTAACATCCAGGAAATCCTTCACATCATTGATAAGATGCTGAACAATACTCATGTTAAGACAGGCATTGAGTTTGAAGTTTCTCTAAAGCAGCACATCTGTGCAGTTGCAGCCAGAAACTTTCAGACAATGCAAGAAGACTTCATACAAGCAAATGACCCCAAGATCCTTCTggataaaaacaaggaaaagttCTGTGCAGATTTCAAAGATGTTTTCCACAAACAAGACCAGTGCCAGAAGAAGGCTGAAgagttcacagaacaatgtctGAAACCTGCTGTTGAAGACTTTGTCTACCGTTCTCTGGGTCCCAATATCACAGACGAAATGATGAGAAGTAAAGCATTCAGCACACGAACCTCCTTCCAGGGTTCAGTTCTGCTGGATTTGCTGTCAAAGGAAGACTTCGACAGCTATCTGAGCTGCATTAACAATTATGAGGCTTATGTCAAAACATggatacttaaacaaataaaggggCACTTCTCAGATACGACTAAAACATCTAGATATGAGGAAGAACATCTCAAATCTAGCATCAAAAATTTAAAGGACGCCATGGAAAAGCCCAAATCAGAGAAGAGTGCTGACCTGAAGACATTTGTTGAACACATCTGCAAAGAACTCGGTGATAAACTGGTCATTTCCCAGGATGCTCTTGGTGCCTTCATGATCCTGAACAACGCTAACCGGGAACAGTTTGCTGTTTGGTTAACTCAGTCTGTGGAGAAGATGGAAGAAACTCTTAAGAAGAAGTTTAAAGACACAACCTTTGAGAGAAAACTAGAACATCTCCGTGTGAATCCGCAGACTGAGCTTTTCAACAGAGTGGTTGGTTGTGGGAAACAGTGTCCGTTCTGTAAAGTTCCCTGTGAAGCAGGAGGAGGCAAACATACATATCACTTTGCTTCCCTGCATCGACCACAAGGTCTGGGTACCTACAGGTTGGACGATTCAGAAAAACTTCTAACTGCCATTTGCACATCTGCTGTGATCAGTAATAAAGACTTTCGCTGCAGCGAAACCAACAATAAATGGCATCCTTACAAATCTTACAGGGAAATCTTCCCAGACTGGCACATCACTCCTGATCAGAGTCTTAAGTCATCAGACTTCTGGAAATATGTGATGAACAAGTACAACAGGAAATTTGCTAAAGCATATGATGCAAAGCCAGCTTTCATTCCTGGATCTTGGAagaaaattacaaaacaaaagGCAGAAACAAGCCTAAAAAACTCATTTAACATCAGCTGA
- the LOC133418666 gene encoding uncharacterized protein C14orf93-like codes for MDGRFELLDEEVKNLSSDRVETFSSDSTPAKRIKRAKNTRVAEAVRRLHNSENNAMKLDPKQSINSPHNLAVTTYMLEQVGIAFPDTDSDVITAACKTYFESLKRSHRLDQPENAPQKKKLNNAMKTRQRKTRLLASRARCVQTPAEMAVWAHATVDLMSEEEDGVVDGRAVWIVSPPPQRDEELSDLCQVLQQRKDKQSAGRQWLVFSSVKLLS; via the exons ATGGACGGCAGATTTGAACTACTGGACGAGGAAGTGAAGAACTTAAGCTCTGATCGTGTTGAAACTTTCAGCTCCGATTCCACACCCGCAAAACGGATTAAAAGAGCAAAGAACACACGTGTTGCT GAGGCTGTAAGACGTTTACACAATTCTGAAAACAACGCTATGAAGCTGGATCCAAAACAAag TATCAATTCTCCACATAACCTTGCAGTTACGACATACATGTTGGAGCAGGTCGGCATTGCTTTTCCTGACACAGACAGCGACGTGATAACAG CTGCTTGCAAGACttattttgagtctttgaaaaGGAGCCATCGTCTCGATCAGCCAGAAAATGCTCcccagaaaaagaaattaaacaatgCAATGAAGACTAGACAACGGAAAACAAGG TTGCTGGCCTCCAGGGCTAGATGTGTACAGACTCCCGCTGAAATGGCTGTGTGGGCGCATGCAACCGTTGACCTGatgtcagaagaagaagatggcgTCGTAGATGGACGGGCGGTGTGGATAGTTTCACCTCCACCCCAAAGAGACGAGGAGCTTTCTGATTTGTGCCAGGTGCTTCAGCAGAGGAAAGACAAGCAGAGTGCAGGGAGACAATGGCTCGTTTTTAGCTCTGTTAAACTCTTAAGTTGA